Proteins found in one Phoenix dactylifera cultivar Barhee BC4 unplaced genomic scaffold, palm_55x_up_171113_PBpolish2nd_filt_p 000529F, whole genome shotgun sequence genomic segment:
- the LOC103699248 gene encoding nucleobase-ascorbate transporter 6-like, producing MAAGGGGGGGGGGGGGAAPAPKQDELVPHPVKEQLPNIAYCITSPPPLPEAMLLGFQHYLVMLGTTVIIPTALVPQMGGGNDEKARVIQTLLFVAGLNTLLQTFFGTRLPAVVGGSYTFVVPTISIILAGRYSGIADPHEKFRRIMRGTQGALIVASTLQIILGFSGLWRNVARYLSPLSAVPLVALAGFGLYELGFPGVAKCIEIGLPQLIVLIIFSQYIHHAIRVRRPVFDRFAVLFSVAIVWLYAFILTVGGAYRNAAPKTQQHCRTDRSGLVGAAPWIRIPYPFQWGAPTFDAGEAFAMMAASFVALVESTGTFIAVARYASATPLPPSILSRGVGWLGIGVLLDGLFGTANGSTVSVENAGLLALTRIGSRRVVQISAGYMIFFSILGKFGAVFASIPAPIVAALYCLFFAYVGAAGLSFLQFCNLNSFRVKFILGFSVFMGLSVPQYFKEYTAVAGYGPVHTGARWFNDIVNVIFSSEAFVAGLVAYFLDNTLQRRDSATKKDSGRHFWRKYKSFGSDPRSEEFYSLPFNLHKFFPSV from the exons atggccgcAGGTGGAGGCGGAGGTGGGGGTGGAGGTGGAGGTGGCGGAGCGGCGCCGGCGCCGAAGCAGGACGAGTTGGTGCCCCACCCAGTGAAGGAACAGCTGCCCAACATTGCTTACTGCATCACTAGCCCTCCTCCATTGC CGGAGGCTATGCTTCTGGGTTTCCAGCACTACCTGGTTATGCTTGGCACCACTGTCATCATCCCTACTGCTCTTGTTCCTCAAATGGGCGGAGGAAAT GATGAGAAAGCTCGGGTGATCCAGACATTGCTGTTTGTGGCCGGCCTGAACACTCTGTTGCAGACCTTCTTTGGAACTCGTTTACCTGCTGTGGTTGGAGGATCGTACACCTTTGTCGTCCCTACCATCTCAATCATCTTAGCCGGCCGTTATAGTGGCATCGCAGATCCTCATGAG AAATTCCGTCGCATCATGCGTGGAACACAAGGTGCCCTTATTGTTGCTTCAACTCTCCAGATCATATTGGGTTTTAGTGGGCTTTGGCGCAATGTTGCAAG ATATTTAAGTCCACTCTCAGCTGTGCCTCTGGTTGCTCTGGCTGGATTTGGGCTTTATGAGCTTGGTTTCCCTGGA GTGGCAAAATGCATCGAAATTGGACTTCCACAGTTAATAGTACTGATAATATTTTCTCAG TACATACACCATGCCATACGTGTACGCAGACCTGTCTTTGACCGGTTTGCTGTCCTATTCTCTGTTGCAATCGTATGGCTTTATGCTTTCATACTTACGGTGGGTGGGGCATATAGAAATGCAGCACCAAAAACTCAACAGCATTGTCGCACTGATCGTTCTGGACTTGTTGGTGCAGCTCCTTG GATAAGAATTCCATATCCTTTTCAATGGGGAGCACCAACATTTGATGCAGGTGAAGCTTTTGCAATGATGGCTGCTTCTTTTGTCGCTCTTGTAGAG TCAACTGGTACTTTTATTGCGGTTGCAAGGTATGCAAGTGCAACACCATTGCCCCCTTCCATTCTCAGTCGTGGTGTTGGTTGGCTG GGGATTGGCGTCTTATTGGATGGGCTATTTGGAACAGCAAATGGCTCTACTGTATCTGT TGAAAATGCTGGTTTGCTAGCCTTGACACGTATTGGCAGCCGAAGAGTTGTGCAAATTTCTGCAGGCTACATGATATTCTTTTCCATTCTGG GAAAATTTGGAGCAGTTTTTGCATCCATTCCAGCACCAATAGTTGCAGCTTTGTATTGCCTTTTCTTTGCATACGTTG GTGCGGCTGGTCTCAGCTTTCTTCAATTCTGCAACCTCAACAGCTTCCGGGTAAAATTCATTTTAGGATTCTCCGTGTTCATGGGTTTGTCTGTTCCTCAATATTTTAAGGAGTACACGGCAGTTGCTGGCTATGGTCCGGTACACACTGGTGCGAGATGG TTCAATGATATTGTCAACGTCATATTCTCTTCGGAAGCATTTGTTGCGGGCCTCGTGGCATATTTCTTGGACAACACCCTGCAGAGGCGCGACAGCGCGACCAAAAAGGACAGCGGCCGTCACTTCTGGCGCAAATACAAATCCTTCGGTTCAGACCCCAGAAGTGAGGAATTTTATTCATTGCCGTTTAACCTTCATAAATTCTTCCCATCGGTGTGA